One genomic segment of Gopherus flavomarginatus isolate rGopFla2 chromosome 11, rGopFla2.mat.asm, whole genome shotgun sequence includes these proteins:
- the LOC127031221 gene encoding olfactory receptor 13A1-like, with the protein MEPSNHTRVTEFIMQGLFDHPHHQGLFFGLFLCLYTAVVMGNSLIIAAIVLHPPLHTPMYFFIANLAVVDIFCTSSVLPKMMKNLMQEKKTISFDGCMAQLFAFTLSGGTELVLLTAMSYDRYVAICHPLRYVNLMTKRICIKLAVGVWAVSITNSLVHTLLMLRLDFCGSKLIQHFFCEIPPLLALSCSSIYFNEIMIFIANTFLAMGNFLLTTASYSFIIITILKIQSFKGKQRAFSTCSSHLLVVTLFYSSIIYTYIQPTSSDSLAKDKIAAIMYTLVIPTINPLIYTLRNKEVKVAFGKILSFRKKS; encoded by the coding sequence ATGGAACCCAGTAACCACACCAGGGTGACCGAGTTCATCATGCAGGGGCTCTTTGACCATCCTCATCATCAGGGGCTATTCTTTGGGCTATTCCTGTGCCTTTACACAGCCGTTGTCATGGGCAATTCCCTGATAATTGCGGCTATTGTCCTCCATCCACctctccacacccccatgtacttcttcattGCCAACTTGGCTGTGGTCGACATTTTCTGCACCTCCTCTGTTCTTCCCAAGATGATGAAAAACCTGATGCAGGAGAAGAAAACTATCTCTTTTGATGGCTGCATGGCCCAGCTATTTGCTTTCACTTTGTCTGGGGGGACGGAGCTTGTGCTCCTCACTGCCATGTCATATGACCGGTATGTAGCCATCTGTCATCCCTTGCGCTATGTCAACCTCATGACGAAGAGAATTTGCATTAAATTAGCAGTTGGTGTCTGGGCTGTCAGTATTACCAATTCATTGGTGCACACACTTCTTATGCTGCGTCTGGATTTCTGTGGATCCAAACTCATTCAGCATTTCTTCTGTGAGATCCCTCCATTGCTGGCACTGTCCTGCAGCTCCATCTACTTCAATGAAATCATGATCTTCATTGCAAACACCTTCCTGGCTATGGGGAACTTCCTGCTGACCACAGCATCATATAGcttcatcatcatcaccatcctGAAAATCCAGAGCTTcaaagggaagcagagagccTTCTCCACCTGTTCTTCCCATCTGCTCGTGGTCACCTTGTTCTACTCTTCCATCATCTACACCTACATCCAGCCAACCTCCAGTGACTCTCTCGCTAAAGACAAGATAGCAGCCATAATGTACACCCTGGTGATTCCCACCATTAACCCTTTGATCTACACTCTACGTAATAAGGAGGTCAAAGTGGcctttggaaaaatcctttcattcaggaaaaaatcataa
- the LOC127031235 gene encoding olfactory receptor 13A1-like, producing the protein MELSNHTRVTEFIMQGLFDRPHHQGLFFGLFLCLYTAVIMGNSLIIMAILLHPPLHTPMYFFIANLATLDIMCSSSVLPKMMKNMTQEKKTISFDGCMAQVFAFTLSGGTELMLLTIMSYDRYVAICHPLRYVNLMTKKICISLAIGVWAVGVINSVVNTLLMLRLDFCGPNLIQLFFCEIPPVLALSCSSIYLNQVMMFLADIFLAMGNFLLTTVSYSFIIITILKIQSSKGKQRAFSTCSSHLLVVTLFYSSIFYTYIRPTSSYSLDKDKLVSIMYTLVTPILNPPIYSLCNRDIKMAFRKIFPFAMK; encoded by the coding sequence ATGGAACTCAGTAATCACACCAGGGTGACCGAGTTTATCATGCAGGGGCTCTTTGACCGTCCTCACCATCAGGGGCTGTTCTTTGGGCTATTCCTGTGCCTTTATACAGCTGTCATCATGGGCAATTCCCTGATCATTATGGCTATTCTCCTACACCCACctctccacacccccatgtacttcttcattGCCAATTTGGCCACCCTCGACATTATGTGCAGTTCTTCAGTTCTGCCCAAGATGATGAAAAACATGACGCAGGAGAAGAAAACCATCTCTTTTGATGGCTGCATGGCCCAGGTCTTTGCGTTCACTTTGTCAGGGGGGACAGAGCTTATGCTCCTCACTATCATGTCATATGACAGGTATGTAGCCATCTGCCACCCCTTGCGCTATGTCAACCTCATGACCAAGAAAATTTGTATCAGTTTAGCCATCGGGGTTTGGGCTGTGGGTGTTATCAATTCAGTGGTGAACACACTGCTCATGTTGCGCTTGGATTTTTGCGGGCCCAacctcatccagcttttcttctGTGAGATCCCACCAGTGTTGGCACTCTCCTGCAGCTCCATCTACCTCAACCAAGTTATGATGTTCTTGGCAGACATCTTCCTGGCCATGGGAAACTTCCTGCTGACCACCGTGTCCTATAGCTTCATCATCATCACTATCCTGAAAATCCAGAGCTCcaaagggaagcagagagccTTCTCCACCTGTTCTTCCCACTTGCTTGTGGTTACCTTGTTCTATTCCTCCATTTTCTACACCTATATCCGGCCAACCTCCAGTTATTCACTGGATAAGGACAAGTTGGTGTCCATAATGTACACTCTAGTGACTCCCATCCTGAACCCTCCGATCTACAGTCTGTGCAATAGGGACATCAAAATGGCCTTCAGGAAAATTTTTCCTTTTGCCATGAAATAG